A single window of Nicotiana sylvestris chromosome 3, ASM39365v2, whole genome shotgun sequence DNA harbors:
- the LOC104246288 gene encoding acid phosphatase 1-like: MRIFSFLILFSFAFGHENLNTLIVEFPENTEPQLKETIIDVELECTSWRFAVEANNLSPWKTIPKECADYVRQYINGGAYKLDIDRVSSEAGAYAESMKLGADGKDVWIFDVDETLLSNLPYYSQHGYGLEVFDSVKFDEWVEKGVAPAIGSSLKLYQDVMRLGFKVFLLTGRSERHRIVTVENLMNAGFQDWDKLILRGSEDHGKSATIYKSEKRDEMVEEGFRIVGNSGDQWSDLLGSSTSIRSFKLPNPMYYIP; the protein is encoded by the exons ATGAGAATTTTCAGTTTCTTGATTCTGTTTAGTTTCGCCTTTGGACATGAAAATCTTAATACCTTAATTGTTGAGTTCCCTGAAAATACTGAACCCCAATTGAAGGAAACCATTATTGATGTTGAATTAGAGTGTACAAGTTGGAGGTTTGCTGTGGAGGCTAATAATTTAAGCCCATGGAAGACTATTCCAAAGGAATGTGCTGATTACGTGAGGCAATATATTAATGGCGGGGCTTATAAGTTGGACATTGATAGAGTTTCAAGTGAAGCTGGAGCCTATGCAGAAAGCATGAAATTGGGCGCAGATGGAAAAGATGTATGGATTTTTGATGTTGATGAGACTTTGCTTTCAAATCTTCCCTATTATTCGCAACATGGCTATGG GTTGGAGGTATTTGATAGTGTGAAATTCGATGAATGGGTTGAGAAGGGAGTGGCACCAGCCATTGGGTCAAGTTTGAAGCTTTATCAAGATGTTATGAGGCTAGGATTCAAAGTGTTCTTGCTTACTGGGCGTAGTGAAAGACACAGAATTGTTACAGTGGAGAATTTGATGAATGCTGGTTTTCAGGATTGGGACAAGCTGATACTGAG GGGCTCGGAGGATCATGGAAAATCAGCCACAATTTATAAATCAGAGAAAAGGGATGAGATGGTTGAAGAGGGGTTTAGAATAGTAGGCAACTCTGGAGACCAGTGGAGTGATCTGTTGGGTTCCTCTACTTCTATTCGCTCGTTCAAGCTTCCTAACCCAATGTACTACATTCCTTGA